A window of Glycine soja cultivar W05 chromosome 2, ASM419377v2, whole genome shotgun sequence genomic DNA:
cttagaaacatttttttatagtagtggTTGTTGTAACCGTCGAGAAAATTGCTTTTCTCATCTCCTAAGCACAAATCAGCTCCAAACATTTTAATGTCCTCGATCTTGACTATAAGGTATTGTTATCTAAGAGCATcttgaatgatattgtttacATGAGTTATTTGTtgctttaagttttttttttttttttttacttaagagtaTATGAGATAGAgttgtttatataaatacttttacttaataatattataacataaataacatatttttaagtattataggatctataaaatttatttaagtactCATTTTAGTAATCTTAATATTAGaatgaattttttgtttaaaatacttaaatctATATGACATTATAAGATccataaaattatgataaacaatttatacaagtaatTATACATTGTATAtgcaatagaaaaaacaaattattataagGTGTTGGTTACATGTTGTGGAGATAATTATAAGATGTTGCTTACATGTTGTGGAGATTAGCAAAGTCCAATTGTTGATGATCCAATCCCGTTTTACATCTGCActgatttattttcttaatgtttttatGTATATTCTCAATTAAATAGTAACCAGACAATTTCCCACACACCATATGTATAaactttacaattttttttaaagagaataaTAAGTATTCTCAATTAATAATGATTTAGCTAACATTTGCATGCATGCACATGTTAGGAGATTTATTATATGCATAGATTttgcaatttatatttttgtcttaattttaaaaactaatttgatcttttttaattttaacataaatgatctctttctttatcttttctttcttaatcatcTTTGTATATcttttcaaactttttaaaatcatatcctTTGTCACGATCATTTTTGTAATcgtttcagtaaaaaaaaaaaaaagacgatgcaacattattttgtttttaaaaggaaatataattatattaaattattcagAATATCAGAGTCAATACATGAaacaatatgataaaaataaaaaattgctaaCAAGCAAAGGATCTAGATGTTCTTACTAAGGTATGAGTAACTAAATAGGCTTTTCGGCTCATAAACTGAACATACCAGGTGTACTATTTTTCTAATGCTTTATTTGATCTAGGAAaataagtaaaagaaaagaaaatgaaaggattattatatatatatatatatatatatattacatgaattcttcaatatatatattatagacaattttatttgaattgaatacgattattataaattaaagaattttttctAGACTAAACtcaaaatatcttattaaactaaaataatcttACATCAATTAATACACCAAATTACCTAAACACATAGgtatataaactataaataaactataaagaatataaatatccataataaaaaaagaaatatagaaatcaatatatttaagtcaTGTTGATATCTCcacctcttttctttctttttttctataaatgtgTTTGAGCAAAAATCTAATGAGTAATacactattttttaatattttcatttcagTCATATTTCCCCTGTctctgatttattttttttagaattttatttgttcttttttataggatatattttttaacttataaatgtattaaatatttttttagatgtcCTTATATAATTATTCTTTCTTCGAATATTAAcgagaaataattaaataaataaaaaattaagaaaatgataaatttttaatgataatataaataattgaaaaatttaacacgaataactaaattaattatatttcctAAGAATCACcgattagttaaaaaaattataataataaatggataaaatattatataagaaaaatataaaactatatttaattattcattttgaaGTGTTTCAAACTCAATTCAAAGAGtaaaatcaatttcacaacatGTTTAATAACCTGCCTGCCGCATTAAACTTTTGTttagaaattcaattttataGAAATAAGATTTGGATGGTTTACAAacttaatttacaaatttaagtTTAACTCCCTCATAACTTAAGATTTAACTCCTCTATATCTAATATTGTTTGAATTGGACAAAATTACTATCCAACAATAAATTTGTTCTTTCAAATTATAACAATCATATAGTAATTGATCGAGTTGATGGTAAGATGTGAAACTTTATTAAACATGTACTAATTTGGTGATattttctccctctctctctcttgcctTTGTCTTCCCTAATCACAGAAGGcgtaattaaaaaaagagaggagGAGCATGCTAGGGCATGGAGGTAATAGTGAGTAGAAATGTAGAATCGAACCCCATTTTAGCAAACCAATCAAAGCCCACCACTCCCTTTAATTTATCCCCGTCAGCACACCAAGTCACCAACAATCACACAAAGCCACTCCCATCACTTGACACAACAAACTctaataagaaataagaaataaaatcaacTAAACCTTATTTCCCATTCCCCTCATGGCTTCAATCTCAGGCATATGCTCATCCTCCCCAACTCTCAACCACTCCACCCCAAAACGACGCCGCACCCCACTCCTCCCTTCCTCCTCATTCCCCTCTAAACCCTCCCCGCCTCGCTCCCTCGCGCGTGAGACCCCCGCGccgcaacaacaacaacaacaactctcCGCAGTAACAAAACCACTCCACGCCGGGCTCGAGAAGGAGCCACGCGCCCTATGGCGGCGCTACGTGGAGTGGCTCTACCAGCACAAGGAGCTGGGGCTCTACCTTGACGTGAGCCGGGTCGGGTTCTCCGACGACTTCGTCCGCGAAATGGAGCCCCGCTTCCACGCCGCGCTCCGCGCCATGGAGGACCTCGAGAAGGGTGCCATCGCCAACCCCGACGAAGGGAGAATGGTGGGGCACTACTGGCTCAGGGACTCTGCTCGGGCGCCCACCTCGTTCCTTAAATCGCAGATTGATAACACGCTCGTCGCCATTTGCACCTTCGCCGACGACGTCGTCACCGGTAAGGTTAGTTCGAACTTCAAATTCGCGGCTCCGTCGTTAGTTATGTTTCGAAGAGGAGTGCTAGTGACACACTATCTATAGAGATTCATTGAATGCGATATCAGACCTgtaaaattttgtgatttttaatgaatttcaactaataataaatagtgTGTTCAAAAGAGTGTGTCTGGGAGTGTGCTACTAGCATTTCtcattttttgaatttgttgcGTGTGGTTGGTGATTGTGGTGATGGTTTGGGTTTTTTTGGCAGATTAAGCCGCCATCGTCGCCGGAGGGGAGGTTTACGCAGATACTTTCCGTGGGGATTGGAGGTTCCGCGCTTGGACCGCAGTTTGTGGCGGAGGCACTGGCTCCGGATAATCCTCCACTCAAGGTAATCCAAACCGAGCAAGAGGTCTAGACAAAATTCAGTAGCAATAGTTTAGGagtcttattcttttcttagaattggagttttaacatgGTAATTTGTTTAGTAAAGGTTGACATCTAAAAGTCTACTGATTGGAAACTGCAATTCTGATTGCATAACAGTATGTGGCTTGGTTTAAGAGAATGTTTTATGTTTTcgcttttaattacaaaaatacaccCTATTTTCACTCTGTTCCTATAAGAATATAAGAAAGAGTAAAAGAATAAATAGTGTATGCAGTTACAGTTACAGTATAAAGGGTTTTTATAATGTCATCTATCACCAATTGtcatgtatgataagtttgttaacttttacAATTACAATAACTACATTAAAAGTCATAGCAATGATGATTTTCGATTGGTTGACAatgcatataaattaaactcatgTTTTCGCTTATCCTGTACAaacttaaaatagaaaatatttcatCAAACCAAACAACCCCTTTAGTTATGTTCTTTGAGGAGATCTAATAAGGCAATATCTTACACATTGTTATGGGGTAAAACATATGTTTTTGACTTTTGGCAGATAAGATTTATTGACAACACGGATCCTGCTGGAATTGATCACCAGATTGCGCAACTTGGTCCTGAGCTAGCTTCCACACTTGTGATCGTAATTTCGAAGGTCTGCATGGAGATTATACTTTTTTGTTTGAATATGGTGCTAGTGGGATTCATTATTGCCTGTTGTTGAATTATGAATTTTGATTTATCTTCAGAGTGGAGGTACCCCTGAGACTAGAAATGGCTTATTGGAAGTTCAGAAAGCCTTTCGTGAAGCTGGATTGAGTTTCCCAAAACAGGTTTAATCTCaggttttaattttcttaaggaTTTCCTTTTAACTATTATTGAATTATCATCTGTTTAAATCTTAAGATAGTATTTTAGATTACTGCTATGCCTTCTATTTTCATAGATTTTCTTGCCTTGTCTACATATAATTGAGCCTCTTCAGTTATttaaagtgtctttttacaCTCTGTAATTAAACAGCGAGGttaatagtgtgtttggatatcAGTAGACACATGTTCCAACGAATGCAAATGGAAAAGCTTGTCTCTAGGTGGATTGAAGTAAGCGGATGTTTACGTGTGTGCAAACGTAATTCCAAACATGCTCTAAGTCTTTGAATTATGGaaaatttctttataataacttaatatgATATTGTTTTTGACTATTTATAATCTATCGCAATTTTAGCTATTAGCTATGTGCTTAATGTTGGCACTGTTATGAATTTCTCAATGACGTGGGCCCTACACTTGTAAATATGTGGTCAGTTTGTGAACACTCATTTTCATTTGCTGATGCATGGTGTAATGCAGGGCGTTGCTATAACTCAAGAAAATTCTTTGCTGGATAACACTGCAAGAATTGAGGGTTGGTTAGCTAGATTTCCAATGTTTGACTGGGTGGGAGGTAGAACATCAGAGATGTCTGCAGTGGGCCTGCTTCCAGCAGCCCTTCAGGTAATTGGGCATAAACATAAAATCATTGCTCTATTAATTAGATGTCTTATATTCAATTGTAATGTTTCTTGATTCAGAGCATTGACATAAGAGAAATGCTTGCTGGTGCAGCATTAATGGATGAGGCGAATAGGAGTACTGTGGTATGCATATTTTTCTTGACATTCTATCCaatgttttaatatttgaagattACTTCGAGTGATGTGCTTATTTAGATGAAGTTTTTTTCCTGTATAACAAGTGATTATGAGACCCTATCTACAAAATTTTCCACCGAGAGGAACAAGTGAACACCTTTTGCTTAATGACTTTTGCTGTGTCTATGTTTGAGTGCTGTTGATGCTCCATGTGCCAAATACATGAGTGGTGGTGGTCAAGTATGAAATATTTGGAAATTAGCATGTGCCGTAACTAGTTACCAACAAGTGAGAtgcttggaaaacatttgtatTTTGTACATAACTACATATAGAATCTTCCTGGTATGGATGTATGGTTTATCATTATTTGTGGCCATCCTCCCTCTAAATGAGTTGAGTGTTTGTGTTTAGGGATATACAGATCTTTTCTAAATTAGATCTAATGCCCACCTTTCATTGGTTTTGAATTTGGCATCTCAAACCTATTGAGTGAGCAGGCCAGTGTTTTCTAGGATGCAGTAAACCGATACGTTATCAAGCAATTCATAAATTGATAAGCTGCTTTGGGTAGGCTGAGATTTTAGAAAGTACCTTGTTGAAACAAGAATAATGATAGTTGTAAAGGCTCATTCCAGGGCAAGTATAATTTGCTTTAAGCTGAATTTATGTGCCTGCAGTGGCTGCCTCTGTACCtttaatatctatatatatattttttttcttttttaaatagtttattaCTGATATTTTCACCTGACTTTGAACAGAAACTGGGAATACACTATAAGTAAAAAATTCTTATACTCTACAAGTTAGTAGTTCTCTATGGTTTCTAATTAGTAATTACATGAATGACATGTTGTTTTGATATATGTAGCCCAAgctttaacataaaataaacaaagcTGGCAGCATGTTTCCATCTGAATCTGGCCAACTTCAAATCTGAACTGGTATTAATCTAGGGTTTGTTCACATTCTACAGCCAACATGCTGTTGTGCAGAAATCTTGTAAATATAATCTGATCGTTAGGTCTGATAAAAAGCATTACAGCTGTTTAAATATGCCTCCTGTCAATTATGGTACAAAAATTAGGAAATagatgaaattggattttaaacaAAATCTAATAACAATTAAGTTGAGGATAAACAAAAGCCTAGAGAAAACTCAACCATGAATTAGAAAATTGCCAAAATACCTCTAGAactagaagaaataaaataaaataacaacttGGTAAAGTTAGTTGCCCTAAACAGTAATCACTAATCATGTATTAAGGTACAATCGGTGTCAAAATCTATGCAAAAGCTAAAATACTGAGATGATTTGAATTTGGATCGTTTAGCATATAACTACTTGATGCTGATGTGTTGTGTGAATGTTTGTCCTCTAAGAAATGTGTCTTTTTATCATCATGGTGAAAAACTCAATGGTGTGAGCTTGTTTTGGAATAAGCATGTCTCATTCCAACCTATATCATGCTTTTGTGGCCATGCAAACTGTTGTTTTCTCCTCTTGATGGTAGAGTGTTTAATAATATGTGAATGAGGCAAAATTAAGAATGTTGATATTTGGAAATAGGAAAATCTTTATAGTGAAAAATTAGAATGTAGTAAGTTGGTTATATCTccagaaaacaattttttttaagaaagtcCTTGCCATCTTAAACATAGTGTGATTGATTGTATTACTAATGTggcattaattatattttattgtagtACAATTCCATTTCTACCTTTGTTTCTACTTTACCATTCTGTCTGGTCAATTTTGATTCTCTCCTCAATCATAAAGAACTCTTATTTATTAATCTCTACTTCTATGCAGATAAGGAATAATCCTGCAGCTTTGCTGGCTTTATGTTGGTATTGGGCTACAGATGGTGTAGGATCAAAAGTATGGATCATAGAGTAATAGTTTATGAATGATTAGCAACTGACTTCTCTTCTGTTTCTTGTCACTATTGCTTATTATGATCTTCTCCTCCTTTTTATTCCTCAGGATATGGTTATCCTTCCATATAAGGACAGCTTGTTATTATTTAGTAGATACTTGCAACAGTTGGTCATGGAATCTCTAGGCAAGGAGTTTGACTTGAATGGTAATCGGGTATGTAAATGTGATATGTGTAACAAATCTAACTATCATTATTTTCATACTTTGTCTTGCATTTTTGGGTAAAAATGatagaatatttttctttaataagtTTACAGCTGCCTGTATCTAGAAAAAGCTGAATGGACTCATATTATCTATAGTTTTGTAAATTGTGTTCATGTAGGAAGTACACATTTCACTTTTAGATGGAGCTCACCTGCTTTTATCATACCTGGGATATATCAATTATCAACTTGATTGACATGCTGTTGATAAGGTGTCCTAGTATGGATTTACATCCTACTGATCCTAGGAAGATGGATCTTTCATACTACATGTTATGTCACAATTTGTGACTGTTTAATCTTAAACATGTCAAATCTTCATGAATTAAATGTCTTTCGATTTTGATTCCACAGGTTAATCAAGGAATTAGTGTCTATGGAAATAAAGGAAGCACAGATCAGCATGCGTGAGTTATTATTCTAGTAATTTAAAGTTTGTTTGGCATAGTTTTCGGTTTTTGTTTAGTAAAAGTTTTACTTGAAACAGCTACATTCAGCAACTGAGGGAAGGTGTGCACAATTTTTTTGTGACATTCATTGAGGTGCTACGCGATAGACCACCTGGTCATGATTGGGAGCTTGAACCAGGTGTCACATGTGGTGACTACCTGTTTGGTATGCTACAGGTATGACCTATTAATCAAGTATTTTCTCATTGCATTTGAAGGCGATTCTATTTAAGATTGGATGTGGTTAGTTGTTATGTTTGCATAGTGCTAAAAAGTTAAGTTTCTACAGGGAACAAGGTCAGCCCTGTATGCCAATAACCGTGAATCCATCACTGTCACAGTGCAAGAAGTGACACCCAGATCAGTTGGTGCCCTTGTAGCCCTTTATGAACGGGCCGTTGGAATATATGCTTCGCTTGTTAACATAAATGCTTATCACCAACCTGGTAAGCTGTAAACATTTGATCTCTTAAGTCTGCTTTAGGATTTATGGATGTCAGTAAAGTATTGAAATTGTTCTTTACTTGTCATGTACTGTGGTCGATGCTCTATGTTGGTTtgcaaattaaattgttttatttatcaGTGACTAAATTAGTGTCATCATTGTCATTTAACTGCTTTTGAATCTGAGTAATTAGGTGTGGAAGCTGGTAAGAAAGCAGCAGGAGAAGTGTTAGCACTTCAGAAACGGGTATTGGCAGTACTCAATGAAGCAAGGTATGATGTAGTATGTTTGTATATATCAGTCTTCTCTGTCTTGgcaagaaatattaaaaaatatacggCATGTGCATGCCAGGATCCTTCTGAAAGCATGAGTTTAGAAGAGTTCTATGAGTGGGTATTTTTATAGAGTGTAGCTAAGGAACATGGATGTATCCTGGGGCACAGTATTGGTTCCTATCATTATGTCTACTTACAATGCATTTGATTTGACTTATAGTAAGAACTTAGAACCGTTGGATCTCTTGGTTTATCTTTGGAATTTTCGTTATTAATCTGAGATGATTGCCCTTCTTGTGGTTCGGGATTCAGATTCTAATGTTGTGCATGTTATATGCTCACTATTAAAGATAATAGACAGAGGATCAATATCTGGAATTCATATTAAGCTTTTGTACACAGGATCCTTAGTCTTCACCATTTACCAATGTATTATTGCCCAGTTAAGTCCATCACTGATTACTATTTATCTGTTTTTGTCTCCAGCTGCAAGGAGCCTGTTGAACCATTAACACTTGAAGAAGTAGCTGACCGTTGCCATGCCCCAGAAGATGTATATACTCACCGATCCCGCTGTTAATTTTCTCAACTTAGGTTTATTAATCACCTCGTTAAGAACCACGGGCCTTATAAATTTAgtaacttttttactttttctgcaGATTGAAATGATTTACAAGATCATTGCTCATATGGCTGCCAATGACAGAGCACTAATTGCTGAAGGTAACTGTGGTTCTCCGAGGAGCATCAAGGTTTTTCTTGGGGAGTGTAATCTTGATGAATTGTACGCTTGAGTAGTAGATTAATGAAATCCTCATTCCATAATGGTATTATAAGTTGTTTTGGTTGTTGGATCTCTCCATCTACAatgaagatgatttttttttcttctttaaatttaaatttatttggacGGACTTTTTTGAAAGGGTAGTTGAGTTTTGGTGATCTATTTGAgtcatatttaatttaacatttgAATGCACTATCATATAACGAAATGGAGGATCAGGTTGGTAATACATAATTAAGCAAGCTGGTCTTTATGAAACTGGCGACCTTTTACTTttaccataatttgtctatAAAAGAATCATGATGGGCCTTTTCTAGATACACGTTGTTGATGATAGAATAAGATTAGCCGATTAGGCACAAACAGTACATTGCAAAAGGGCCATGTGATTCAgatcataaaatacattgtaaTGTGTGATGCTACCTTAATTCGGTTCCTTTACATGTGTGCATCCTCAGCCAGTCATGGTTTGCTGAC
This region includes:
- the LOC114395316 gene encoding glucose-6-phosphate isomerase 1, chloroplastic-like, whose amino-acid sequence is MASISGICSSSPTLNHSTPKRRRTPLLPSSSFPSKPSPPRSLARETPAPQQQQQQLSAVTKPLHAGLEKEPRALWRRYVEWLYQHKELGLYLDVSRVGFSDDFVREMEPRFHAALRAMEDLEKGAIANPDEGRMVGHYWLRDSARAPTSFLKSQIDNTLVAICTFADDVVTGKIKPPSSPEGRFTQILSVGIGGSALGPQFVAEALAPDNPPLKIRFIDNTDPAGIDHQIAQLGPELASTLVIVISKSGGTPETRNGLLEVQKAFREAGLSFPKQGVAITQENSLLDNTARIEGWLARFPMFDWVGGRTSEMSAVGLLPAALQSIDIREMLAGAALMDEANRSTVIRNNPAALLALCWYWATDGVGSKDMVILPYKDSLLLFSRYLQQLVMESLGKEFDLNGNRVNQGISVYGNKGSTDQHAYIQQLREGVHNFFVTFIEVLRDRPPGHDWELEPGVTCGDYLFGMLQGTRSALYANNRESITVTVQEVTPRSVGALVALYERAVGIYASLVNINAYHQPGVEAGKKAAGEVLALQKRVLAVLNEASCKEPVEPLTLEEVADRCHAPEDIEMIYKIIAHMAANDRALIAEGNCGSPRSIKVFLGECNLDELYA